TCTTAAAGAAAAGTCTCCAACTTTCGAATCTTTGACGCTTTGAATCATGGACAAACAGAGACCTAAAACTGCTCGGATCTTTCATTTGAGAGCCAAGCACGCATGTGTTTGCCATCAATTCAAGAAAACGAACTCCGGAGTAGATAGCATTTCCAAGTGTGCAACTTGCTTTGGTGCATACATACATGAAGCCAAAACGTGCGCCGAACATTTCATGTGCCGGCGCGATCCGTTGTCAGCAAAACCAAGGGCACGATTGCAACGTGGAACAGCGCGATGCAGAAAAAAGATCCAATCCGTAACAGCAACAGCGGCGCGCTTCTACTCCCCTGCCGGGCAACTCGAAATCTTTCAAACCTCTCGACGCCATGAACAATCAACGATCATGCGAGAGGTTTCCGTTTAATCGCAGGCACCAGGTGGCAATTATATGTACATGCAAGAAAACTACTCCAGGTTACTACATAGATATAGCGACCAGATGATCAACAATGGCCAGAGAGACAGCGCCCATGAGTGAGGACTCGTGCAGTTCCAACCTTGGCCGTCCCCTTTTCCTAGCCGACGACGTCTTTGCTGCTCGGAAGCTCAGCGTCGCCGCCGCGCCCGGAGCTCCTCTTGAGCTCCTCGTACATCTCCTCGATCATCGGCTTCCACAGCCGGACGCGCGCGTTGATGAACCAGTTGGAGACCTGCCAACGCAGCAACATTTTCAGTCTACGGTGTTCTTTCTTGTTTTAAGCTTGATCTGCTCTCTCTAGCAAAATGGAAGTAAGCTTTGTGCCGAAAAGCCTGAGATTGGTACCTGGCTCCTGCTCAGCCCGCTCCTCGCCGCCAGCATGTCCTTCTCGTGGTCCTTCGGGTACCTGCCATGAGACATCATCAGATTGCTCGTCTCGTCAAGTTTCCAGTGGTAAACACAGATATCATGCTCATTCAGTTGACAGAAATACTGAGATCCTACCAAGTTCAGAGTAAGAATCATTGCCATTATCCAGGGCAGGAGCAGGAGTGTTTATCCTTGACTGAAACTTACGGGCGGAGGAAGTTCTCGAACATCCAGGCTTTGAGCACGGCGACGGACTTCTCCGGCAGGCCGCGCTGGGGCCGCCAGGACTGCTGGTCGCCGCGCCGGAGCTGCTGCAACGCCCAGTGCTTCTGGATGAAGGCCGACTCCCAGCTCCGCTCCTTGTCGGCCAGCGACGACGgctccccgcccccgcccccgccggacCTCTGCGCCACCGCCACGATCAGGCCCGTGATCCGCTTCCTCAGCCTCCGGTACACCGCGGACATCGCGCGCTGCGCGAACGGCGGCGGCGCGatggcgccgcctccgccgccgcctgggtGCGCCACCACGCTGCTGAACTTGGACGCCGTGGTCTGGATGTCGTCGAAGCACCGGTTGCACCTTTGGTCCATCTGCATCCACCCAACAGGCTCCAACCATGAGATTTTTCTTTTTACTCTGGTAATAACACTCTGAAGTTGAGATGAAATTCAGGAGCTCGCTCGCTCACCAGCTGTAGCAGTTTCAGGAGATCGTTCCTCACCCTCTGAGCCTCCATCCACCTCCCGCCGTCGGCTGAGCCCTCGTCGGAGGGCAGCATCAGCTGGTTGGAGCTCACCGACGACGGCGTCCTCGCCGAGCAGCTCGACGAGAGCAGGAGGCTCGCCTCGCTGCCAATGCCGCTGACTGAATCGTCAGGCATCTCGGCCAGGTCTTTCAGCACGCAGCCGGCGAACCCATTCAGCAGCTCCTGGGCAATGTGCGCGTATCCCGACCGCGGCAGCACCTGCGAGAAGTGCGGAGGCCTCGAGTACATCTGTGGGTACACGTGCCGCAGCTCGTCGTCGCCGGCACCGACATCGCCGTAAGGAGGCAGATGGAAcaggccggcgccggcgccggcgtgaGCCCTCACGGCCTGAGGCTGCTGGTAGCCAAAGCCTTCGCTGTTGACGTGGGTCAGGCCGGAGCAGCTCACCTCCGAGGACTGCTCCGGCATGCTCGCCATGGTGACCGAGGAAGACTGGGCACCTAGCCTGAGCGACAGGCCGCTCGCCGCGCCGGCGACAGCGTCCGGAAAGTCGCTGCCGCCGGAGAACGCCGTCAGGTAATACGGCTGGTGGGTCGAGGCAGCGCTCGGTCCATCGTAGAGCCAGCCGCAGTGTGGCTCTCCAGCAACGAGCTTGGCCATCTTCGACGGCTGGGCGATGGTGACCACTCCCGACCCGTACTGAAAGAAGTCTGCCGAGGCGGAAGGGAGCATGGAGTGCACGGTGCTGCAGCTCTCGCCGGCGACGGCGTAGGCGTCGTCGTTCATCTCCTCCGTCGACATGCTCGCTTGGTGGCTGTCCTGCGAAGGAGCAGCGGCGGGCCAGACGAGCTGGTTCGCCGGCGAAGTGACCATCGCGCTGCTGGCCATGAAATGCGCGGCCACATCCGCGCCGCCGGAGCCGAAGCCCGCATCGTGCGGCATGCCTGGGTAGAAGAACGGTGCTTCGGAGCCGATCATGCTGCTGCCGCCGAAGAAGCAAGTGTTCATGGCATCCAACCCCAGCTGCTGATGATAGGATGGATTGCTAGACATCTTGAGGCGCCTAGCTCCGTGGTCGCCAAAGGCCAAATCTTGCACACACTAGTAATTTTAAAAGACCTGAAGCAAAGCAGCTGTAGGATACGTGAGCCAAATAATTGGTGACATCAACGAACGCTGCTGAGGACACAGTTCACAGATTGTTCCTCCACAAAGTTGAAGATGCAAGGCAAGCTACTGTGCGCATTGTAGCAGGTTGAAATGCACACCAAATTGCACAGCACTGGCCATAGGAGGAACGAAAAAGTTCACCtattttgtggcaaagacaccaccTAGTATTTTGCTAGCCTGTGCGCAAAAATGCAGCCATCTACTAAAGCATAGCTGATCTAGTAAAAAAAGCGCAGCTAAAGCACACAGTAAAATGGGTTGTTTGCCTGAAATTTCAAAATGGGGCAGCGGAAGAAAAGCGCCAGAATAAATGGAGAAAGGCTAGGGGCATGAGTTACAGTGGCCTCTCATAAGAAATTGTGCTTATCCAACTGCTCATTCAACATTCCCTTGAGCTTTTTCTTTTTCAACATTCAATATTCAACATGAGAATCAACAGCCAGAGCACTGGAGATCTTTAATTCCAAGCCGTACCACACAAAGAGACAATAATCGCAGAAACAAGAAGTGAAATCAAGTTGAAGAACCAAAGTGGGAACAGCCGAGGAAGCCCTCCGGAGGTAGGGATTGGTAGCCGAACCTTAAACAATCATGGAGAGAGAAAgcaccggcgacggcgacggcctaTGAACCGCCAACCACCCCTCCGTCCTACCTCAAGTGGCTACTCCCCTGCAGAGGCTTCTACCTGGGATGGCTAGCTAGAGAGGGCGAGTGGGGCAGCAAAAGCAGCAGAGCTTTCCAAGCATCGGAGGAGATGAtcagcgagaggaggaagaagatggagccGGACCTAAAATGGGAACCAGAGCATTTCCTGATATCACGGCTACAATGCGGACGGGTTGCAGCTCGTGACGACGACCCTGAGGCGATCTCTCTGCTTCCCCTCTGTTTCTACTTTCTGGTACTACTTCCAAGCAGGCGAGAAAGAAGCTGGGGAGCAGTTGAGCGAGGCCGGGGAGGGTGGTTTTATCAGGCTCGGAAACCAGCTCGAGGAGGAAGAAAAATGGAGATGCCCACTTGGATGGCAGGCCCCCCTGATTGATGATCTCGGCACTGATCAAGAGAGATCTTGGGCGgcaggcctctctctctctctttctctctgatgCACACACACGCAAGCCACCAGGAACAGAGACGAGAGGGGCCCTGCTCTGCTCTGCTCCAGGAGGGGGGCAGCGGCGTTTAATGCATACCAAAAACTGAAAGTTGCTGATGCCCATACGTAGCAACAACAAAGCAGGGAAAAGGACGGGGGGCATGGGGGCTCCCTCCTTTGCTTGGATCATGGAGGAGGGAAGGGTGTAGAAGAACAGTGTGCCGGCGCCCAACATGTGGTGATGGAGTCGGTCTGTTTATTTTTATATTACGGTTTAGGGTTTATCGCCTCATGATTGTGCTGTTTCAATCCCCATGCACCTGCAGGACAAGCCATGAAGCAGTAGATTATTATCAGTGGCATATAAAATGCATCATCTCATGAATGTCTGTTAACTAACCAACAACATACGCCTAGCCGCTAGCCATCTATCGCGACAGTGGTGGTATCTGGGTGTATCATTCGCTCACTCACTCACTCATTCATTCATTCGTTCGTTCCCTTCCTGAGATGAGCGCACTGTGTGTGCATGTGTATCATGCATGTGGCCGGCCTCGGGCAATTGTAGCAAAGGAACAATTCTTCTTTCTAAGCACGAGCAGGCGCCACTTGCTCTCGTCTGCTACAGTGCCTCCTGCGGCCAGGCTGCATGCAAGCTGCAAGCAGCAGCGAGTGAGTGCTCACCTTTCGCCCTTGTTTCAGCAAATGCAAGCAGGCAGGGCATGCAGGGCGATGGCAGGGTGAGACCGGGCCAAGGCGATGCGTCCAAACGCTCCTTGGCAGCAGGGAGGGTGTGGGGGAGGACGCAACAGCGGCAGCCTACAGTGCCGCAGATGCGCGGGAGCGCGCGCACAcacatgtgcatgcatgcatgcgagatCAATCAGCGGCGTGCATGATTTTGAAGATCTGGCAGCGAGGAACACCACGAGAAAccatgggagagagagggagggagagagttgaGTGGCTTTTTCAAGGACAAGTATCTGTTTGGTTTTTGCCCTAGGCAATGTACGCATACTTATCATCTGCATCTACGTCTGTCTGCTGCTGCTCTAGCTGTGCGGGCAGATGCAAATGATCAAGCTAGGCGGCCAAAAGATCTGGCGGGAATCTCTGTGCAAGGCTAGCTGTTGCTCTTGGCAGGCAGGCTCAGCTAGAGGCTAGAATTTACCCTCAAGCAGAAGGACCACTGCTACTGCTCAGGGATCCCCACCCTCTAGCACCTGAAACAAGCTaggagtagtagtaggagtacatGGTATTTATTGAGGACCTGCCTATTGTTTCCGTGGTGGTATTGGACATTTGGACAACCCAGTATCCCAATCCAAAGATTGCAACTCTGGAGACTTCAAATCCTGGTATAAATCATGCATTTCAAGTTATACGCGCATGGCTGTCATATATTGACTAAACGCAATTTTCTCAAACAAATTGGACAAAGGAGGCGCCAAATGTAGCTTTTGCGATCGGGATGAATCAATTCGATGTCATTTTGCTGGACCAATGTGGCATATAGTCTGGGAGCACCCAACTTATCACCTCTGCGATCGAGGGGTTCTTGAAAATGTTGCGGGTTGTCTTCTCGGTTGGAGCTTCAGCTCTGTGTTGGTTATTATGACAGCCCGTGTAGAATTTTTTATATAAGAAATATAAACTCTACTACGTAGAATACCCCAAACCCTATTTCCAAGGAAGATTTCTTTACCACATTTCACCACTTGGTCGGATTGAATTTAAGGACCTATGTATGGGTGCAGCGTGTATTTGTTTGGGACCCAACCGTGTAGATGCGTGTGGCTCTAGGCGTCTGGCGGTGAATTTTGTTAACGCGCTCCGTACTTCGGCGTGTGCGTCTAGCTAATTTGCCTATTGATTTTGGGCGCGTGTGGGTCATCCATGTCCCGTTGACCCAATTTCATGGACATACATGGTTTATTTTCCCACGAAGAATTTTTTATAATTTTATGAGTTTTTTTGGAGGGGGGATTTCCAGTCATGGTAGTACAAAGAACAACATAATTCAGCAGCTCGGGGTCTACAGGCGTTTTCACTTCGAATGCTTTTGGTTGAAGCTCGATAGCTttcaggaggtggtggcggaggcatGGAACGCCGAGCCCCCGGATGCCGATCCCTTCCGCCGTCTGTACCAGCGCCTCAAATTCACAGCCCGTCGCCTCCAAAGCTGGAGTGCACGATGGGTTGGCTCGGTTTCCCTCTAGCTGCAGGTCGCGCGCAAGCTCATTGCCCGGCTCGATGCGGCCATGGATCTGCGGCCGCTCTCCCCGCTTGAGATCTGGCTGCGCAGGAGTCTCAAGCTCATGTACCTCGGCCTCGCGTCCCTCGAGCGCACGATCGCCCGACATCGTGTTCGTCTGTCTTGGCTTCGCGAGGGGGACACTAACTCGACCTTCCTTAAGATTCGTGCCTCTCACCGTCTCCACAAGAAGCGCATCCGACATCTGCGCGTGGACGACGTGCTCGTCTCTAACGACGCCGGAATGGAGGAAGCTGCTTTTCACCACTTCGCCGGCATCCTGGGTGCGGCTGATTCGCGTGACTCCACCCTCAACCTCGAGGGTTTCGACGGCCGTTCCTTCGACCTTTCGTCCCTCGAGGTTCCTTTCATCGAGGCCGAAATTTGGGCCGCGGCGAAGCAGCTCCCGTCCGGAAAGGCGCCGGGCCCCGACGGCTTCACGTCCGAATTTCTTCGTGCATGCTGGGATGCCATCAAGAAGGACATTTGTGACGCATTCGATAAGCTCTATCACTTGAACGGCTTGGGCTTCCAGAAGCTCAATGAGGCCTTCATCACCCTTCTCCCGAAGAAGCTCGACGCTTCCTCTCTCTCGGACTACCGGTCGATCAGCCTCATTCACCTCCTTGCAAAGCTTTTCGCCAAGGTCTTGTTGCTCCGCCTCGCCCCTCGCCTTGACGCCATGGTGTCCTCCAACCACAACGCCTTCATCACGGGACGCACTATTCATGACAATTTCATCCTCGTCCAGCAGACCGCTCGTCAGCCCCACAACATGCGCGCCTCGCGTGTGCTCCTCAAGCTTGACATTGCGGGCGCTTTCAACTCCGTATCCTGGCTgctccttctccaggtccgtcgccataTTGGCTTTGGTCCTCGATGGCGGGAATGGATCTCCATCCTACTCTCCACCGCCAAGACCCGTATTTTGATCAACGACAATCCAGGTCCGCCCATCTGTCATGAGAAGGGCTTGCGTCAAGGCAACCCCGTCTCCCCGATGCTATTCGTTCTGGTCATCGATGCCCTCAACTCTCTCCTTCAATTCTCCACCAGCTTTGGCATTCTGCGTCGCCTCACCGAGCGCCGGATGGCTTCGAGCATCTCCTTGTACGCTGATGACGTGGTCATCTTCTGTCATCCTGACCCGCaggagctccttgtcgtccgcgagCTGCTGCGCATTTTTGGAGCTGCTTCCGGCCTTCACATGAACTTCCAGAAGTGTTCTGCCACGCCTATCCAGTGTTCTGACATGCAAGTGGCACAAATCACGGGCACGCTCTCCTGCCCAATCGTGCACTTCCCGATCACCTACTTGGGCATCCCTCTCTCAGTCCGGCAAGTCTCCGCGGCTGCCCTTATGCCTCTGGTGGAGCGCATGGCTCGTAAGCTTCCTACTTGGCGCACTTCGCTTCTTTCCCGCGATGAAAGGCTGGCCTTCGTCCGTCACGTCCTCGCCGCTATGCCTACCCACCTCCACATGGCCATGGCACTGAGATCTTCCATTCTCAAGAAGATTAACCACATCATGCGCGAGTTTCTTTGGCATGGCTACACTGACTCCTCTGGTGGTGGCAATCTTGTCAGCTGGCGCAAGGGTGCCATCCTCTAGAGTATGGGGGCCTGGGCATCCGGGACTTGTAGCGCACTGGCATTGCTTCCACGCTCGCTGGCTTTGGCTTAAGGCCACTGACCTCTCTAGACCCTGGAGACATCTCCACATCCCGATAGACGCCGATGTCCAGGCCATCTTCAACGCTTCCACGATGTTGATCTTGGGGGACGACAACTCCTGTCTATTCTGGACGGATAGGTGGATCGGTGGACAGTCCGTTGCCGACCTCGCTCCGGCCATGCTGGCCTTGGTTCCCAGGTATCACAGGCGGACGGGTTCCGTTGCGCAGGGTTTGCTTGGCCGGGCATGGATCTCCGACATCTGTGCCGCCTTGGGGCCCAAGGCCATGGTGCAGTATGTGGAACTTCGGCGGCTCCTCCAACATCTAACCCTCTCTACCGACCCTGAAGAGCTGCGTTGGTGATGGACGAGCAGCGGCTCCTACTCCACTAAGTCCTGTTATCAGGCAATGTTCACCGGCTCAACTATCGCCCCACATTGGAAGCTTACCTGGCACACTTGGGCCCCTCTCCGCATCCAGTTCTTCGCTTGGTTGGCCGACATGGATCGCTGCTGGACTGCTGCCTGGCATGGGCTCCCGCACGGTGATCTTTACGCGTTCTGTGCTCAGGAGCTCGAGACAATCGATCACCTGCTTCTTCACTGCTCGTTCTCCAGGATCATCTGGCACCACTACAAGAATTCTGTTAATACATGACGGTCTGAGTCCGTCACAGACCTGTGCAAAACCATCATGGATGGGAACCCATGATGGATTTAaattccgtcatgtatatcgcatcATAATTGGACCACCGCACACTGCATGACGGATCATCCAAAACCGTCATGGTCCGTGACGATTCTTGGCCGTCATGCATGGCACTTAACTAACATGGTCATAACGGCGTTAACTTATGTGCCACATCAGAATCTAACATGGTAGCCTATGAAGTAATCGGCCCAATAAGAATTTTGGCTCACTAAAGCTCCATCTAAGACAAACATCCATATGTAGTCAGCCCAGTTAGAACTTTGGTCCGTTAAATTTTAGGTATGTCCAAGGCCCATTGGTTTCAATCTCAACAATTAGCCATCTAATTTCTCTTGGTCCATCTACAAACAATTGCAAATTCTAAGCCAGTATACATTTTACAAAAGATGTATGCACATgtcattaaataaaagaaaaaatacaTATGTTCCTTAAAAAAATACATACACACCGCAGAAAAAATTACACAAAAACTTTAAACTACGGATATTTCCTAACAGTACATCTGCAAAGGACCACCAAAATAGAATAAACTAAAAATACAAACTCCCAATCCTAATTCTGTCTAAGGGTGTGGGTATTCCTTGGATTTCTCGACGGAGATCCGGCCATCCCTGCTGATGTTATTGAAGAGAGAACCTTATCCGCCAGTATCAGGCCTCAACCCATGGTCGACATTGCCTGCGCGTGGACAAACCTTAAGACAGCCTGAAAAAAATCGAAAGTATAGAGGAAAGAGGACCTGGTGGAGCGAGCGGCTCATAGCAGCGCGGTAGTCAGAGAATCCGGCGGTGAGGACTGCGTAGGCGACGTATGCGGGCCCCTTGGCGATAGAGGATGGCAGCCTCCTAGCAGGGCACATCCGCAGCTGCTGGGCCCGGTGGCGGCTCTGTGCATCCCCGCGGTTCAGCACGCCCACGATGGGGTCGCTCGCTCCCTGCAGCGATATGGGCGCGACCTGCATCGACGAGACCGGCTCCGCGTTGTGCACTAGGGGCTGGATCGGGGAGTGGAGGCTAGAGGTGAGGAAAGGGGGTCGGGGAGTGGAGGTTAGAGGCGAGGGAAGGGGATGTGGTAGTTGCCGCAAGTGTGCAGGGAGGGAGGACGCCCGTTGCCGCGCCGTTATCCTCCCACGGTTGTCGTGGACTCGCGGATCTCAGCCGGATTTGGCCAGAGGAGGGGACACTACGGCGGGGCGGTGGGAGTGCAGGTAGCGTGGCCGGTTGAGGGGAAGCTGGGCACGGCGGGGAGGCGTCAGAACAGGAGGATGTGTGCACGAGGGGAGGAGCCAGGAGGGGAGGAGGTGGGTACGGCGGGCTGGCGGCATGAGAGGAAGAAGGTGGGTTGGTGCGGCGTGGGGGCGCTGGTCACGGGCGGAGATAATGCGTGGGTGGGCTGAAGAACAATCAAGAAAGAGGGGAAGATTTGCTAGCCGTCGGATCTCGGAGGAGCAGACGGTTTAGATGTGCGATCCGTGGGAGGGTTTGGTCAACCAATCACAACACGAGTTTTTCGCTCACACTGGATCGCCACATCAGCAGGGGGCAGGGGCAGTCCGTTTCCTAATTAAAAAAAGAAGGAGCAGCAGTCCGTCACGGCTTGGACTACGTTAAAAAGCCCTACTAGTCCTTCTATGAGTTTTTAGTCACCGACCATGACGGTTTTACATAATACAGTTggactatgttgatttcaatataAATGAAATTGAAAAATTATATTTATATATTTTTAAATTAACATGAATTAATATTTGGAGTCACatattatatatatgtatatagagAGATGTTGTGTACGAGTGCAAATCTTTATCTCTGCAAAAAATTTCTTGCAAATTTATATTTGGAATCTGTCACACCAGTTAAGTAAACTTGAATTAAATTTTGAAGTCgtgattttatatatatatatatatatatatatatatatatatatatatatatatatatatatatatatatatatatatagttgttGTGTACGAGTGCAAAGTTTTATGTCCGCAATCTGTCACACCACGATTTCTTGACCAACACGTATGGACTATTCAAGTAGGTGAGAGGTGCACGGTTTGATCCATGGCACACCTTTTTTTTACTAAAACTTTTATTATAGATGCATTATCAAAAGGAAAACGACCTAATGCTCCTTCAACCATGCTATACGTACGACAAATCACGTACGAATTATATCTGATAGAGCAGATCAAACCGTATGTCAGTTGGACTCTAAGTCCAACAACGGCTGGATGTTGCATCGTATCAAATCGGACAAGTCATGCTCGTACATGTAgtagtttcgatgctcctttagtcATGTGGGTAGGAGTGTTGTCATGCACTAGTCTCTTAACTCACGAGGTCTTGGGATCAAGTCTTGATTGCATTCTTTTTATTAAAATTTGAAATCTACGGATTTCAGGAAAAAGACAAAAAACATATGGGCTTCGTTGGATTTCTGGGCACATTCACATCTTACTTATTGATGACGGTTTCCGTGACGATGAGAGAAAATCGTCATATACTGTGACAGATTCTCAGAACGTCATCACAAAGCTGTCAAGGATTAACAGGTTTCTTCTAGTGCACGAGATTCTCACCTGGTGCCGTGCCCCGATCCTCCCAGGACCCCGAGGCCTCCTTCCTGGGCTGGTGGTAAGCCTCGGTCGCGGTCGCGCCTACCGCCATGCGCGAAGGGATCTCCTCCCTGGTGCTTCTCTCTGCATGGTCCCCCTGGCATCACCGCAATGCTTGCATCTTCGACAATGCTAGTCCCTCTGCCGTGCTTCTTCTCCAGGCCATCAAGGACGATGCTAGGGTTTGGGCCTTGGCTGGCGCTAAAGACATAACTAATCTCATGCCACCTTGAACCTCTCCGGGCTGATGATCCCGTGTTCTGCTCATGTAACCTCTCTCTACGCCTCTGAGCGTAAGTAGTGGGCGGTtaccccccttcctcctcctctcatTGTAATACTCTTGTTCTCCCCTACCTATCAATGGAATGATACACAATCGTTGCGTATTcatgaaaaaaacaaaaaatacaattagatccgtagaccacctagcgaccactagaagcactggttcgAGCCGCCGTCATTAACCCTTCCTCATCTGAGCCAGAAAAACTTCTTGTAGTACACAGTTGCGAAGTCATCTCGCTAAGGCCCAAAGGACCAGCAAACCAAAACAACATCATTTATCGATGAAGAGAAGCTTAGATTGGAAGGATACAACCTGACACCACACGAATGAAGACTTGATCCATACagagccaccaaagactagcaccgAGTGAATCCCAAGAGATCTTCTCGAGAGACACACCTCCTCACGCTCTCTGGCAATGCTAGATACACCCCCGGGGCGGGGCTGGGCGGGAAAGGCATTCTTCCATCGTCAATGAGTTGTTTTCGCCTTGCCTTCCTGAGTTAAAGTTCCCCCGCATTATCCATAAGTTCCCACCTATATCTCCGGAACTCAAATCGCGAAATGACAATGCTTTCGATATCTGTACTAAATTACTTTGTACGAATGCACATCTCAGCCGTCGGGTAGCTGGTCACCATTTCAAAGTCTATACCCATGGTTCAAGAAATGAAATTTCCATTCTCGATTCAGACAAGGCACTGATTTGTTTACGAAATGCTCTTCATTTTATAGGATCTCCCATCCATAAATAAGGCCAAAAAATTGTAAATCAAAACAGAGTTGGAGCCTCCCGCCGGCAAGGGCGGCGGGTCCATCATGCccccaagttcaagatgaaggatggtgaaggagtcgcctaaatgtactctaggcttgctctcatcacaaatgagattgccgacttaggaagttaagagatgaccgacaaattcatcatcaagaaaatccttagagccttggatggaaaatatgataccatgtgcacattcatCCAaacgatgcccaattacaaagatctcaagcccacggaattcattggtagaattgttgctcatgagatgtcactcaaggatatggaagagcttcacaataagtcaagtggtgcttacaaagcttcaagtgatgtcctacaacatcaagtgaaaagcaagtctccaatgaagaattgagcttattggtaaagaacttcaacaaattctacaagagtagaagcaaagagagaagcttcaaggcaaggtcctacaatgacaaaagatcttctagtcatgatcgtaattgctacaattgtggaagacccagaaacTACTCCAATgactgtacgactccctacaagaaaagagaagactaaccaaaaaggagaagtagaagagatgaatcacct
This portion of the Triticum dicoccoides isolate Atlit2015 ecotype Zavitan chromosome 7A, WEW_v2.0, whole genome shotgun sequence genome encodes:
- the LOC119331459 gene encoding BEL1-like homeodomain protein 2; the protein is MSSNPSYHQQLGLDAMNTCFFGGSSMIGSEAPFFYPGMPHDAGFGSGGADVAAHFMASSAMVTSPANQLVWPAAAPSQDSHQASMSTEEMNDDAYAVAGESCSTVHSMLPSASADFFQYGSGVVTIAQPSKMAKLVAGEPHCGWLYDGPSAASTHQPYYLTAFSGGSDFPDAVAGAASGLSLRLGAQSSSVTMASMPEQSSEVSCSGLTHVNSEGFGYQQPQAVRAHAGAGAGLFHLPPYGDVGAGDDELRHVYPQMYSRPPHFSQVLPRSGYAHIAQELLNGFAGCVLKDLAEMPDDSVSGIGSEASLLLSSSCSARTPSSVSSNQLMLPSDEGSADGGRWMEAQRVRNDLLKLLQLMDQRCNRCFDDIQTTASKFSSVVAHPGGGGGGAIAPPPFAQRAMSAVYRRLRKRITGLIVAVAQRSGGGGGGEPSSLADKERSWESAFIQKHWALQQLRRGDQQSWRPQRGLPEKSVAVLKAWMFENFLRPYPKDHEKDMLAARSGLSRSQVSNWFINARVRLWKPMIEEMYEELKRSSGRGGDAELPSSKDVVG